The proteins below come from a single Lactobacillus johnsonii genomic window:
- a CDS encoding response regulator transcription factor, with amino-acid sequence MKILVVDDDKEIVELLSIYLKNEGYEPIAAYSGKEALTKLSTNPEIALMILDIMMPQMSGIEVIKEVRKDSEIPILVVSAKTSDMDKIQGLITGADDYVVKPFNPLEVMARVRSLLRRSQKEVKDDKPDVLEVGPLVINKDSHEVKTLTGKVIQLTALEFGILYMLASHPNRVFSADEIFERVWQQESVVSAKTVMVHVSHLRDKIQKATDGEEVIQTVWGVGYKVEA; translated from the coding sequence ATGAAGATCTTAGTTGTTGATGATGATAAAGAAATCGTTGAATTATTAAGTATATATTTAAAAAATGAAGGTTATGAACCGATTGCTGCATATAGCGGTAAAGAAGCCTTAACAAAGCTTTCTACTAATCCAGAAATTGCATTAATGATCCTTGATATTATGATGCCGCAAATGTCGGGTATTGAAGTTATTAAGGAAGTTAGAAAAGATTCGGAGATTCCAATTTTAGTTGTTTCTGCTAAAACTAGTGATATGGACAAAATTCAAGGTTTGATTACTGGAGCAGATGACTATGTAGTTAAACCATTTAATCCATTAGAGGTAATGGCACGTGTACGGTCACTTCTTCGTCGTAGCCAGAAAGAAGTAAAAGATGATAAGCCAGATGTATTAGAAGTAGGACCTTTAGTGATTAATAAAGATTCACATGAAGTTAAAACTTTAACTGGTAAGGTTATCCAATTAACTGCCTTAGAGTTTGGAATTTTATATATGCTTGCTAGTCATCCTAATAGAGTTTTTAGTGCTGATGAAATCTTCGAAAGAGTGTGGCAACAAGAATCAGTTGTTTCTGCAAAAACTGTTATGGTACATGTTTCTCACTTACGTGATAAGATTCAAAAGGCAACTGATGGTGAAGAAGTTATTCAAACAGTCTGGGGAGTAGGCTATAAAGTAGAGGCTTAG
- a CDS encoding ABC transporter ATP-binding protein, with the protein MDQVKEKTQPKGNRIKVLGRLLKLVLTTSPWMLVVSIITIILAAASAVIGSLFIERLIDTYVTPLLHEKVPNYGPLLNAILVMFGIYAIGFLSNYLFSMLMGVLAQKVQFRVRNETFTHMESLPIAYFDQNNYGDIMSRYTNDIDTLMQMISQSLPQFLNSALSLIFVIVAMFSLSWQLTLFSFIIFALSFGIVRFLTVRSSHYFKVQQNKLGQINGYDEEMLNGLKVIKVFSHEPEAEEGFDKFNEELRGASGKANTYATILFPIMGNMGNLLYVLIAFIGGAAAINGWAPLTLGAIASFLQLSRQFSMPIAQISQQLNSIVLALAGAQRIFELEDEPSEVDNGDVIMSPNKEVKNSWYWDVPEKNGDIKKVPIKGHIVFDHVNFSYVPEHQILYDININAKPGMKVALVGETGAGKTTISNMLNRFYEIQSGKITYDGVPISQIRKNDLRHSLSIVLQETHLFTGTIMDNIRFGKPDASDDEVYQAARLAHADEFIHELDDGYETVIDGDGGDLSQGQMQLLSIARAMIADEPVMILDEATSSIDTRTERMVQAGMDNLLAGRTSFVIAHRLSTIVNSDLILVLDHGHIIERGTHEELLKQKGYYYELYTGKKELD; encoded by the coding sequence ATGGATCAAGTAAAAGAAAAAACACAACCTAAAGGAAACCGAATAAAAGTCCTTGGTCGTTTATTAAAATTAGTTTTGACAACGAGCCCTTGGATGTTGGTTGTTTCAATAATTACTATTATTTTAGCAGCTGCTTCTGCTGTAATTGGATCACTATTTATTGAGCGACTGATTGATACTTACGTAACACCACTCTTACATGAAAAAGTTCCGAATTATGGACCACTTTTAAACGCCATTTTAGTAATGTTTGGAATCTATGCAATTGGATTCCTTTCTAACTACTTATTTAGTATGTTGATGGGGGTATTAGCCCAAAAAGTCCAGTTCCGGGTTCGTAATGAAACATTTACCCATATGGAATCTTTACCAATTGCTTATTTTGACCAAAATAACTATGGGGATATCATGAGTCGGTATACTAACGATATCGATACCTTGATGCAGATGATTTCCCAATCATTACCTCAATTCTTAAACTCGGCACTAAGCTTGATTTTTGTTATTGTAGCTATGTTTAGTTTAAGCTGGCAATTGACTTTGTTCTCATTTATTATTTTTGCTTTATCCTTTGGAATTGTTAGATTTTTAACAGTTAGATCTAGTCATTACTTCAAAGTTCAACAAAATAAACTAGGTCAAATTAATGGTTATGACGAAGAAATGCTTAATGGCTTAAAGGTCATTAAAGTTTTCTCTCACGAACCTGAAGCTGAAGAAGGCTTTGATAAGTTTAATGAAGAATTGCGTGGAGCTTCTGGAAAAGCTAATACCTATGCTACAATTTTATTCCCAATCATGGGTAATATGGGGAACTTATTGTATGTCTTAATTGCCTTTATTGGAGGAGCTGCTGCAATTAATGGTTGGGCTCCTTTAACTTTAGGTGCAATTGCATCTTTCTTACAGTTATCACGTCAGTTTAGTATGCCGATTGCACAAATTTCCCAACAATTGAATTCAATTGTTTTGGCTTTAGCAGGTGCTCAAAGAATTTTTGAACTAGAAGATGAGCCTTCTGAAGTTGATAATGGCGATGTTATCATGTCTCCTAATAAGGAAGTCAAGAATAGCTGGTATTGGGATGTTCCAGAAAAGAATGGTGATATTAAAAAAGTACCAATTAAGGGACATATTGTTTTTGACCACGTTAACTTTTCATATGTTCCAGAACATCAAATTTTGTACGATATTAATATTAATGCAAAACCAGGAATGAAAGTTGCGTTAGTTGGTGAAACTGGTGCCGGTAAGACGACTATTTCAAATATGCTTAATCGTTTCTATGAGATTCAATCTGGAAAGATAACCTATGATGGTGTTCCAATTTCTCAAATTAGAAAAAATGATTTAAGGCATTCTTTGTCGATTGTTTTACAAGAAACTCACCTCTTTACTGGGACTATTATGGATAATATTCGTTTTGGTAAACCTGATGCTAGTGATGATGAAGTATATCAAGCTGCGCGTTTAGCACATGCAGATGAGTTTATTCATGAACTTGATGACGGATATGAAACTGTAATTGATGGTGATGGCGGCGATTTGTCTCAAGGTCAAATGCAACTGCTCAGTATTGCTAGAGCGATGATTGCGGATGAACCGGTAATGATTCTAGATGAAGCAACTTCAAGTATTGATACTAGAACTGAACGTATGGTTCAAGCCGGTATGGACAACTTACTTGCTGGTAGAACTAGTTTTGTTATTGCTCACCGGTTATCAACAATTGTTAACTCAGATCTCATTTTGGTTTTAGACCATGGTCATATTATTGAACGTGGTACTCATGAAGAGCTTTTAAAACAAAAAGGCTACTACTACGAGTTGTACACTGGTAAAAAAGAATTAGATTAG
- a CDS encoding ABC transporter ATP-binding protein, whose protein sequence is MVNVLRKSIRQYKKLSLTSPVLVAGEALIEMLIPYLVGILIDRGIMKGNMGYINKWGLILFVLTLISLALGASASYVSAHAAAGFAANLRKDMFYHIQDFSFSNIDKFSSASLVTRLTTDVTNIQNAYQMLIRIAVRAPLMLIFSIIMSIIISPRLSLIFVVIAPIFVLILTLIIKSAYPYFPRIFRGYDVMNQDVRENIRGIREVKTYVQEESQIEKFEKSSGFIYKLFSTAQKIMSLNALVVMAVLNISTLAICWFGAKEIVGGSLQTGQLVSMFSYSNSVLFSLNILAMITTQLVISEASGKRIAAVLTEKPAIENPRKPLKDVTNGDIVFDHVNFKYSPDEKHYALEDINLHITPGETIGIIGETGSSKSTLVSMIPRLYDVTSGAVRVAGHNVKSYELKALRDKVAMVLQKNVLFSGTVEENLKWGNENATHEEVVAAAKVAHADGFIREMPDGYNTMIEQGGNNVSGGQKQRLTIARALLKNPEILILDDSTSAVDTTTEREIRESLAKDMPHTSKIIISQRVVSIKDADRIIVMDHGKIQSIGTHEELMKTNELYRSIAKFQEENNAGK, encoded by the coding sequence ATGGTTAATGTGTTGCGTAAGTCAATTAGACAATACAAAAAATTGTCGTTGACTTCCCCAGTCCTAGTTGCAGGTGAAGCTTTAATTGAAATGTTGATCCCGTACTTGGTTGGTATTCTAATTGATAGGGGAATTATGAAAGGAAATATGGGCTATATCAATAAGTGGGGCCTAATTCTTTTCGTACTAACCTTAATTTCTTTAGCTTTAGGTGCAAGTGCCAGTTATGTTTCTGCACACGCAGCAGCAGGGTTTGCGGCTAATTTGAGAAAGGATATGTTTTATCATATTCAAGATTTTTCTTTTAGCAATATTGATAAGTTTTCTAGTGCCAGTTTGGTAACACGACTTACTACAGATGTAACCAATATTCAAAATGCCTATCAAATGTTAATTAGAATTGCTGTTCGGGCACCATTAATGCTGATTTTTTCAATTATCATGTCGATTATTATCAGTCCAAGGCTATCTTTGATTTTTGTGGTAATCGCTCCTATCTTTGTTTTAATTTTGACATTAATTATTAAAAGTGCATATCCTTACTTCCCACGTATTTTTAGAGGATATGATGTAATGAACCAAGATGTTCGTGAAAATATTCGTGGAATTCGTGAAGTAAAGACTTACGTACAAGAAGAATCTCAAATTGAAAAGTTTGAGAAGTCTTCTGGCTTTATTTATAAATTATTCTCAACAGCGCAGAAAATTATGTCGCTTAATGCGTTGGTTGTAATGGCTGTTCTTAACATTTCTACTTTAGCGATTTGCTGGTTTGGTGCTAAGGAAATCGTTGGTGGAAGTTTGCAAACTGGACAATTAGTTTCTATGTTTTCATATTCAAACTCTGTTTTGTTTAGTTTGAATATTCTAGCTATGATCACTACTCAATTAGTTATTTCTGAAGCTAGTGGTAAACGTATTGCAGCGGTCTTAACCGAAAAGCCAGCAATCGAAAATCCACGAAAACCTCTTAAGGACGTAACTAATGGAGATATTGTTTTTGATCATGTTAACTTCAAATACTCACCAGATGAGAAACATTATGCTTTAGAGGATATTAACCTACACATTACCCCTGGTGAAACAATTGGTATTATTGGTGAGACTGGATCATCTAAATCGACTTTAGTTTCAATGATTCCTCGGCTTTATGATGTAACATCTGGTGCTGTTAGAGTAGCAGGACATAATGTTAAATCATACGAATTGAAGGCCCTTCGTGATAAAGTTGCAATGGTTTTACAAAAGAATGTTTTGTTTAGTGGAACTGTTGAAGAAAACCTGAAATGGGGAAATGAAAATGCAACACATGAAGAAGTTGTAGCTGCAGCTAAGGTTGCTCATGCAGATGGCTTTATCCGCGAAATGCCAGATGGCTATAATACAATGATTGAACAAGGCGGAAATAATGTTTCTGGTGGACAAAAACAACGTTTGACTATTGCTCGTGCACTTTTGAAGAATCCAGAAATTTTAATTCTTGATGATTCAACTTCTGCTGTGGATACGACAACTGAGCGTGAAATTCGTGAATCCTTAGCAAAAGACATGCCACATACTAGTAAGATTATTATTTCTCAAAGAGTTGTTTCCATTAAGGATGCAGATCGAATTATTGTTATGGATCACGGTAAGATTCAATCAATTGGAACCCACGAAGAATTAATGAAAACCAATGAACTTTATCGTTCAATTGCTAAGTTCCAAGAAGAAAATAATGCGGGAAAGTAG